The following coding sequences are from one Mycolicibacterium aichiense window:
- a CDS encoding phosphatidylinositol mannoside acyltransferase codes for MVRAMPEFVARNAFDAGAWYAAQGGGPEQLRKNLARVIGATPAEVPDSLVRASLASYARYWREAFRLPTMDHKALGAQIDKAVTGKHYLEAALAAGRGAVLALPHSGNWDMAGVWLVQANGTFTTVAERLKPESLYKRFLDYRESLGFEVLPLTGGERPAYEVLVERLRDNRVVCLMAERDLSRSGVPVDLLGEATRMPAGSAKLALETGAALLPVHSWFTDDGWAVDFFPELDCSSGDVGVITQALADRFGANIAEHPEDWHMMQPQWLADLSDERQARLRES; via the coding sequence ATGGTGCGTGCGATGCCGGAATTCGTGGCGCGCAATGCTTTCGACGCCGGTGCCTGGTATGCCGCCCAGGGCGGCGGTCCTGAGCAGCTGCGCAAGAATCTGGCCCGGGTCATCGGCGCCACCCCCGCCGAGGTTCCGGATTCACTCGTTCGCGCTTCGCTGGCCTCCTACGCCCGGTACTGGCGGGAGGCGTTCCGGTTGCCGACGATGGACCACAAAGCGCTGGGCGCCCAGATCGACAAGGCGGTGACGGGCAAGCACTACCTGGAGGCGGCACTGGCTGCCGGTCGCGGAGCGGTTCTCGCGCTGCCGCACAGCGGCAACTGGGATATGGCGGGGGTCTGGCTGGTCCAGGCCAACGGCACCTTCACCACCGTCGCCGAGCGGCTCAAGCCGGAGTCGCTGTACAAGCGCTTCCTCGATTACCGCGAGAGTCTGGGTTTCGAGGTGCTTCCCCTGACCGGCGGCGAACGACCCGCCTACGAGGTGCTCGTCGAGCGATTGCGGGATAACCGCGTGGTCTGTCTGATGGCCGAACGGGACCTGAGCCGCTCAGGGGTGCCGGTCGACCTGTTGGGCGAGGCCACCCGGATGCCCGCCGGCTCGGCCAAACTCGCTCTGGAGACCGGCGCGGCCCTGCTGCCGGTGCACTCCTGGTTCACAGACGACGGCTGGGCCGTCGACTTCTTCCCGGAGTTGGACTGCTCCAGCGGTGATGTCGGCGTCATCACCCAAGCTCTGGCCGACCGCTTCGGCGCGAACATCGCTGAGCATCCCGAGGATTGGCACATGATGCAGCCGCAGTGGCTGGCCGACCTGTCCGACGAGCGACAGGCCAGGTTGAGGGAGTCCTGA
- a CDS encoding HIT family protein, translating into MADNAEAFIDRGAGEPDRLQRLWTPHRMNYILDVPANKADSGSAGSSEPFSLIPTLPDEDGLVVARGEQVYVVLNLYPYNPGHLMVVPYRRVSELEDLSTGESAELMAFTQKAIRVIKSVSSPDGFNVGLNLGKSAGGSLAEHLHMHVVPRWAGDANFITVVGETKVIPQLLRDTRKLLADEWVAQP; encoded by the coding sequence GTGGCTGACAACGCGGAGGCGTTCATCGATCGAGGCGCGGGTGAGCCCGACCGCCTGCAGCGGCTGTGGACACCGCACCGGATGAATTACATCCTCGACGTGCCCGCGAACAAGGCCGACAGCGGATCGGCTGGATCATCGGAGCCGTTCAGCTTGATACCTACCCTGCCCGACGAGGACGGCTTGGTGGTGGCCCGCGGCGAGCAGGTCTACGTCGTGCTCAATCTCTACCCGTACAACCCGGGCCATCTGATGGTCGTTCCGTACCGGCGGGTGTCGGAACTGGAGGATCTGTCCACCGGCGAGAGCGCTGAGCTGATGGCGTTCACCCAGAAGGCGATTCGCGTCATCAAGTCGGTGTCGAGCCCGGATGGCTTCAACGTGGGGCTCAACCTCGGCAAGTCCGCCGGAGGGTCGCTGGCCGAGCACTTGCACATGCACGTGGTGCCCCGCTGGGCCGGCGACGCCAACTTCATCACCGTTGTCGGTGAGACAAAGGTGATACCGCAGCTGCTGCGCGACACCCGCAAGCTGTTGGCCGACGAATGGGTGGCGCAGCCGTGA
- the pdxS gene encoding pyridoxal 5'-phosphate synthase lyase subunit PdxS has protein sequence METGATAAGSNGSASAQTGTARVKRGMAEMLKGGVIMDVVTPEQARIAEGAGAVAVMALERVPADIRAQGGVARMSDPDLIEGIIAAVTIPVMAKARIGHFVEAQILQSLGVDYVDESEVLTPADYTHHIDKWKFTVPFVCGATNLGEALRRITEGAAMIRSKGEAGTGDVSNATTHMRSIGAEIRRLSSLSEDELYVAAKDMQAPYDLVVEVARAGKLPVTLFTAGGIATPADAAMMMQLGAEGVFVGSGIFKSGDPAVRAAAIVKATTFYDDPDVLARVSRGLGEPMVGINVEEIAEPHRLAQRGW, from the coding sequence GTGGAAACCGGAGCTACCGCGGCTGGATCCAACGGCTCGGCCAGCGCGCAGACGGGTACCGCTCGGGTCAAGCGCGGCATGGCCGAGATGCTCAAGGGCGGCGTCATCATGGATGTCGTCACCCCCGAACAGGCGCGTATCGCCGAAGGTGCCGGAGCAGTGGCCGTGATGGCGCTCGAACGCGTCCCGGCCGACATCCGCGCCCAGGGCGGCGTGGCCCGGATGAGCGACCCCGACCTGATCGAGGGCATCATCGCCGCGGTCACCATCCCGGTGATGGCCAAGGCGCGTATCGGGCACTTCGTCGAGGCGCAGATTCTGCAGAGCCTCGGAGTGGACTACGTCGACGAGTCCGAGGTGCTGACGCCGGCCGACTACACCCACCACATCGACAAGTGGAAGTTCACCGTGCCGTTCGTGTGCGGTGCGACCAACCTGGGTGAGGCACTGCGCCGCATCACCGAAGGCGCGGCGATGATCCGCTCCAAGGGCGAGGCAGGCACCGGCGACGTCTCCAACGCCACCACCCACATGCGCTCGATCGGCGCCGAGATCCGTCGGCTGTCGTCGCTGTCGGAGGACGAACTCTACGTCGCCGCCAAGGACATGCAGGCGCCGTACGACCTCGTCGTCGAGGTGGCCCGGGCGGGCAAGCTGCCGGTGACGTTGTTCACCGCGGGCGGAATCGCCACCCCGGCCGACGCCGCGATGATGATGCAGCTCGGCGCCGAGGGTGTGTTCGTCGGCTCGGGAATCTTCAAGTCGGGCGACCCCGCCGTGCGGGCCGCCGCCATTGTCAAGGCCACCACGTTCTACGACGACCCCGATGTTCTGGCGCGGGTGTCGCGGGGGCTGGGTGAGCCCATGGTCGGAATCAACGTGGAGGAGATCGCGGAGCCGCACCGACTCGCTCAGCGCGGCTGGTAA
- the tesB gene encoding acyl-CoA thioesterase II encodes MAIEEILDLEQLEVNIYRGRVFSPESGFLQRTFGGHVAGQSLVSAVRTVDPKFQVHSLHGYFLRPGDATAPAVYLVEALRDGGSFVTRRVNAVQHGETIFSMSASFQTDQSGIEHQDEMPAAPPPDDLPGFISKGGVFDEAGFAQFEEWDVRMVPRDQVTRLPGKASQQQVWFKHKDPLPDDSVLHICALAYMSDLTLLGSAQVNHVEERKHLMVASLDHAMWFMRPFRADEWLLYDQSSPSSCGGRSLTQGKIFNQYGEMVAAVMQEGLTRYKRGYVGP; translated from the coding sequence GTGGCAATCGAAGAGATCCTCGATCTGGAACAGCTCGAGGTCAACATCTATCGCGGCCGGGTGTTCAGCCCCGAATCCGGTTTCCTGCAGCGCACGTTCGGCGGGCACGTGGCCGGTCAGTCGCTGGTGTCGGCGGTGCGGACCGTCGACCCGAAGTTCCAGGTGCACTCGCTGCACGGATACTTCCTGCGGCCCGGCGACGCCACCGCGCCGGCGGTGTACCTCGTCGAGGCGCTGCGCGACGGCGGCTCGTTCGTCACCCGGCGCGTCAATGCGGTCCAGCACGGCGAGACCATCTTCTCGATGTCGGCGTCGTTCCAGACCGACCAGAGCGGCATCGAGCACCAGGACGAGATGCCCGCCGCGCCGCCGCCCGACGACCTGCCCGGCTTCATCTCCAAGGGTGGTGTGTTCGACGAGGCGGGATTTGCGCAGTTCGAGGAGTGGGACGTCCGCATGGTCCCGCGCGACCAGGTGACCCGACTGCCCGGCAAGGCATCTCAGCAGCAGGTGTGGTTCAAACACAAGGACCCGCTGCCCGACGATTCGGTGTTGCACATCTGCGCGCTGGCCTACATGAGCGATCTCACGCTGCTCGGCTCGGCGCAGGTCAACCACGTCGAGGAACGCAAGCACCTGATGGTCGCGTCGCTGGACCACGCGATGTGGTTCATGCGGCCGTTCCGCGCCGACGAGTGGCTCCTGTATGACCAGTCCTCGCCGTCGTCGTGCGGTGGCCGATCGCTGACCCAGGGCAAGATCTTCAACCAGTACGGCGAGATGGTCGCGGCGGTCATGCAGGAGGGGCTGACCCGCTACAAACGCGGGTACGTCGGGCCGTGA
- a CDS encoding glycosyltransferase family 4 protein, with protein sequence MRIGMVCPYSFDVPGGVQSHILQLAEVMRGRGHEVSVLAPSSPHVQLPEYVVSGGKAVPIPYNGSVARLRFGPATHRKVKKWLIGGDFDVLHLHEPNAPSLSMLALQAAEGPIVATFHTSTTKSLTLSVFQGILRPYHEKIVGRIAVSDLARRWQMEALGSDAVEIPNGVDVSALASAPRLDGYPRPGKTVLFLGRFDEPRKGMAVLVGALPRLVERFADVEILIVGRGDEDKLREECGELAGHLRFLGQVDDAEKAAALRSADVYCAPHTGGESFGIVLVEAMAAGTPVVASDLDAFRRVLLDGKAGRLVPVDDSAAMADALIELLDDEGLRRRYVKAADVAVRRYDWPVVADQIMRVYETVAGAGIKVQVAS encoded by the coding sequence ATGAGGATCGGGATGGTCTGCCCGTACTCGTTCGACGTGCCCGGTGGGGTGCAGTCGCACATTCTGCAGCTGGCCGAGGTGATGCGCGGGCGCGGCCACGAGGTCAGCGTGCTCGCCCCGTCGTCGCCGCATGTGCAGCTGCCCGAGTACGTCGTCTCCGGCGGCAAGGCGGTCCCGATTCCCTACAACGGGTCGGTGGCCCGGCTGCGGTTCGGCCCGGCCACCCATCGCAAGGTGAAGAAGTGGCTCATCGGTGGTGACTTCGATGTGCTGCACCTGCACGAGCCGAACGCACCCAGCTTGTCGATGCTGGCGCTGCAGGCGGCTGAGGGACCGATCGTCGCGACCTTCCACACCTCGACCACAAAGTCGTTGACGCTGAGTGTGTTTCAGGGAATCCTGCGGCCGTATCACGAGAAGATCGTCGGCCGGATCGCGGTGTCCGATCTGGCGCGGCGCTGGCAGATGGAGGCGCTGGGTTCCGACGCCGTCGAGATACCCAACGGCGTCGACGTGTCCGCCCTGGCCTCGGCACCCCGGCTCGACGGCTACCCGCGCCCCGGGAAGACCGTGCTGTTCCTCGGCCGGTTCGACGAACCGCGCAAGGGGATGGCGGTGCTGGTCGGCGCGCTGCCCCGGTTGGTCGAGCGGTTCGCCGACGTCGAGATTCTCATCGTCGGGCGAGGCGACGAGGACAAGCTGCGGGAGGAGTGCGGCGAACTGGCCGGCCACCTGAGGTTCCTCGGTCAGGTCGACGATGCCGAGAAGGCGGCCGCACTGCGCAGCGCCGACGTCTACTGCGCGCCGCACACCGGCGGTGAGAGCTTCGGCATCGTGCTGGTCGAGGCGATGGCCGCCGGTACCCCGGTGGTGGCCAGCGACCTCGACGCATTCCGGCGGGTGCTGCTCGACGGCAAGGCGGGCCGGCTGGTTCCCGTCGACGACTCCGCTGCGATGGCCGACGCGCTGATCGAGCTGCTCGACGACGAAGGTCTGCGCAGGCGGTACGTGAAAGCCGCCGACGTCGCGGTGCGCCGCTACGACTGGCCGGTGGTGGCCGACCAGATCATGCGGGTCTACGAGACCGTCGCGGGGGCCGGCATCAAAGTCCAGGTGGCCTCGTAA
- a CDS encoding carboxymuconolactone decarboxylase family protein — MDQATYDKGRQIRAAVLGEEYVANAERQADDFSKPLQDLLTEYCWGAVWGREELPLKTRSMLNLAMISVLNRPHELKTHVRGALTNGVTREEIREILLQVAIYAGAPAAVDGFRVAREAFAELDGRSGG, encoded by the coding sequence ATGGACCAGGCAACATACGACAAGGGACGACAGATCCGCGCCGCGGTGCTCGGCGAGGAGTACGTCGCCAACGCCGAGCGGCAGGCCGACGACTTCAGCAAACCGCTGCAGGATCTGCTGACCGAATACTGCTGGGGTGCGGTATGGGGCCGCGAGGAGCTGCCGCTCAAGACCCGCAGCATGCTGAACCTGGCGATGATCTCGGTGCTGAACCGCCCGCACGAGCTGAAAACCCATGTGCGCGGGGCTCTCACCAACGGCGTCACCCGCGAGGAGATTCGCGAGATCCTGTTGCAGGTGGCGATCTACGCCGGCGCGCCCGCAGCTGTCGACGGTTTCCGGGTCGCCCGGGAGGCTTTCGCCGAACTCGACGGACGGTCGGGCGGCTAG
- the thrS gene encoding threonine--tRNA ligase, with the protein MTAPAHPAPAAPIRVPAGTTAGAAVRDAGLPSRGEPGAIVVVRDAEDKLRDLSWTPDVDVDVIPVAANTEDGRSVIRHSAAHVLAQAVQELFPQAKLGIGPPITDGFYYDFDVPEAFTPEDLAKLEKRMQKIVKDGQLFSRRVYESKDQARSELANEPYKLELVDDKSGDADIMEVGGDELTAYDNLNPRTRERVWGDLCRGPHIPTTKYIPAFKLTRSSAAYWRGDQNNASLQRIYGTAWESQEALDRHLELIEEAQRRDHRKLGVELDLFSFPDELGSGLPVFHPKGGVIRRELEDYSRRKHEQAGYEFVNTPHITKEQLYITSGHLEWYADGMFPPMHIDAEFDEDGKLRKPGQDYYLKPMNCPMHHLIYRSRGRSYRELPLRLFEFGSVYRYEKSGVVHGLTRVRGMTQDDAHIYTTREQMRDELASLLRFVLDLLADYGLDDFYLELSTRNPEKSVGSDEMWDEATETLRQVAEESGLQLVPDPGGAAFYGPKISVQVKDALGRSWQMSTIQLDFNMPDRFELEYTAADGSRQRPVLIHRALFGSIERFFGVLTEHYAGAFPAWLAPVQAVGIPVADAHLPYLEDLAAELKSRGVRVGVDSSDDRMAKKIVNHTNQKVPFMLLAGDRDVEAGAVSFRFGDRTQINGVPRGQAVETIVKWIADRENASPTAELVKVDGG; encoded by the coding sequence ATGACCGCCCCCGCACACCCCGCCCCAGCAGCACCGATCCGGGTGCCTGCCGGGACTACCGCGGGCGCTGCGGTGCGCGACGCAGGACTGCCGAGCCGTGGTGAACCGGGCGCGATCGTCGTGGTGCGCGACGCCGAGGACAAGCTGCGTGACCTGAGCTGGACGCCGGACGTCGACGTCGACGTCATCCCGGTGGCGGCGAACACCGAGGACGGCCGCAGCGTGATCCGGCACTCGGCCGCCCACGTTCTGGCCCAGGCTGTGCAGGAACTCTTCCCGCAGGCCAAGCTCGGCATCGGACCGCCGATCACCGACGGCTTCTACTACGACTTCGACGTGCCCGAGGCGTTCACTCCCGAGGACTTGGCGAAGCTCGAGAAGCGGATGCAGAAGATCGTCAAGGACGGTCAGCTGTTCTCGCGCCGGGTCTACGAGTCCAAGGACCAAGCCCGCTCCGAACTGGCCAACGAGCCTTACAAGCTCGAGCTGGTTGACGACAAGTCGGGTGACGCCGACATCATGGAGGTCGGCGGTGACGAGCTCACCGCCTACGACAACCTCAATCCTCGTACCCGCGAACGGGTTTGGGGCGACCTGTGCCGCGGCCCGCACATTCCGACCACCAAGTACATCCCAGCCTTCAAGCTCACCCGCAGCTCGGCGGCGTACTGGCGCGGCGACCAGAACAATGCCAGCCTGCAGCGCATCTACGGCACCGCGTGGGAATCCCAGGAGGCACTGGACCGCCACCTCGAACTGATCGAGGAGGCGCAGCGCCGCGACCATCGCAAGCTCGGCGTCGAGCTGGACCTGTTCAGCTTCCCGGACGAATTGGGTTCCGGCCTACCGGTTTTCCACCCCAAGGGCGGCGTCATCCGACGTGAGCTCGAGGACTATTCGCGCCGCAAGCACGAGCAGGCCGGCTACGAGTTCGTCAACACTCCGCATATCACCAAAGAGCAGCTCTACATCACGTCCGGCCACCTGGAGTGGTACGCCGACGGCATGTTCCCGCCGATGCACATCGACGCCGAGTTCGACGAGGACGGCAAGCTGCGCAAGCCGGGGCAGGATTACTACCTCAAGCCGATGAACTGCCCGATGCACCATCTGATCTACCGGTCGCGGGGGCGGTCGTATCGGGAACTTCCGCTGCGGCTCTTCGAATTCGGCTCGGTGTACCGCTACGAGAAGTCCGGCGTGGTGCACGGGCTGACCCGGGTGCGCGGCATGACCCAGGACGACGCACACATCTACACCACCCGCGAGCAGATGCGCGACGAACTGGCCTCGCTGCTGCGGTTCGTGCTCGACCTGCTCGCCGACTACGGCCTCGACGACTTTTATCTGGAGCTGTCCACCCGGAACCCGGAAAAGTCCGTCGGCTCCGACGAGATGTGGGACGAGGCCACCGAGACCCTGCGTCAGGTCGCCGAGGAATCCGGTCTGCAGCTCGTGCCCGATCCCGGTGGCGCCGCGTTCTACGGGCCGAAGATCTCCGTCCAGGTCAAGGATGCGCTGGGTCGCAGCTGGCAGATGTCGACCATCCAGCTGGACTTCAACATGCCGGACCGCTTCGAGTTGGAGTACACCGCCGCCGACGGCTCCCGGCAGCGGCCGGTGCTGATCCACCGCGCGCTGTTCGGTTCGATCGAGCGGTTCTTCGGGGTGCTCACCGAGCATTACGCCGGCGCCTTCCCGGCCTGGCTGGCGCCGGTGCAGGCGGTCGGCATACCGGTGGCCGACGCGCACCTGCCGTATCTGGAAGACCTTGCCGCCGAACTCAAATCGCGCGGGGTGCGGGTCGGCGTCGATAGCAGTGACGATCGGATGGCCAAGAAGATCGTCAACCACACCAACCAGAAGGTGCCGTTCATGCTGCTCGCGGGGGACCGCGACGTCGAGGCCGGTGCGGTGAGCTTCCGGTTCGGGGACCGCACCCAGATCAACGGGGTGCCGCGCGGGCAGGCGGTGGAGACGATTGTGAAGTGGATCGCCGATCGCGAGAATGCTTCCCCCACAGCCGAACTGGTGAAGGTCGACGGTGGCTGA
- a CDS encoding NUDIX hydrolase, with protein sequence MPAPLYWALTAVLIVVLVVSAMLALQTASRLDRLHIRYDLSWQALDGALARRAVVARAVAADTYRGRPEGKRLAALADAAERAPRSGREAAENELSAALAMVDPTSMPVSLVAELADAEARVLLARRFHNDAVRDTLALRERRPVRWLRLAGTASLPTYFEIAERVPESTPPGTDHVDRRTSARVVLLDDQGAVLLFCGSDPAFTGGEAPRWWFTVGGQALPGERLVDAAVREIQEETGLRVDPDEMVGPVWRRESIIDFNGAVVASQEFYFVHRTARFEPTAAGRTPLELRYIHGHRWCDSSTIVELAASGQRVYPLQLGELLEEANSLADGRGGPHRELHPIR encoded by the coding sequence ATGCCTGCCCCGCTGTACTGGGCGCTGACCGCGGTCCTGATCGTCGTGCTGGTGGTCAGCGCGATGCTGGCTCTGCAGACCGCCAGTCGGCTGGACCGTCTGCACATCCGCTACGACCTGTCCTGGCAGGCGCTCGACGGAGCACTGGCCCGGCGAGCGGTGGTGGCCCGCGCGGTGGCCGCCGACACCTATCGCGGGCGACCCGAGGGCAAGCGGCTCGCGGCACTGGCCGATGCCGCCGAGCGGGCGCCCCGAAGCGGTCGCGAAGCCGCCGAGAACGAGCTGTCGGCCGCGCTGGCCATGGTCGATCCGACGTCGATGCCGGTGTCGCTGGTGGCCGAGCTCGCCGACGCCGAGGCGCGGGTGCTGCTGGCCCGCCGGTTCCACAACGACGCCGTGCGCGACACCCTGGCCCTGCGTGAACGGCGTCCGGTCCGATGGTTGCGGCTGGCCGGAACCGCGTCCCTGCCGACCTACTTCGAGATCGCCGAACGTGTTCCCGAATCCACCCCGCCTGGTACCGATCATGTTGATCGCCGCACGTCGGCACGGGTTGTGCTGCTCGACGACCAGGGTGCGGTGCTGCTGTTCTGCGGATCCGACCCGGCCTTCACCGGCGGGGAGGCGCCGCGGTGGTGGTTCACCGTCGGGGGGCAGGCGCTGCCCGGGGAACGGCTGGTCGATGCCGCCGTCCGGGAGATCCAGGAAGAGACCGGCCTGCGGGTCGACCCGGACGAGATGGTCGGGCCGGTGTGGCGCCGGGAGTCGATCATCGATTTCAACGGCGCCGTCGTCGCCAGCCAGGAGTTCTACTTCGTGCACCGCACCGCCCGGTTCGAACCGACCGCGGCCGGGCGGACGCCGCTGGAACTGCGGTACATTCACGGCCACAGATGGTGTGACTCCAGCACGATCGTCGAGCTGGCCGCGAGCGGGCAGCGGGTGTATCCGCTGCAGCTCGGGGAACTGCTCGAGGAGGCGAACTCGCTGGCCGACGGCCGGGGCGGGCCGCACCGGGAGTTGCACCCGATCCGTTGA
- the pgsA gene encoding phosphatidylinositol phosphate synthase — MSDFYLMTRAAYAKLSTPVAKAALKIGLTPDMVTIIGTAGSVLAALIMFPIGQLWWGSVAVFVFVLADMLDGAMARQRGGGTRFGAVLDATCDRISDGAIFCGLLWWVAFSMHSSSLAVATMICLVTSQVISYVKARAEASGLEGGGGLIERPERLIIVLVGAGFSDLPFFPMPVVLPIAMWLLAVTSLVTVGQRVHSVRSSSGAMDKIAPVTPQPVGDDAEGTEP, encoded by the coding sequence GTGAGCGACTTCTATCTGATGACCCGGGCGGCGTACGCCAAGCTCAGTACCCCGGTCGCGAAAGCTGCGCTCAAAATCGGGCTGACCCCCGACATGGTGACGATCATCGGCACCGCGGGATCGGTGCTGGCCGCGCTCATCATGTTCCCGATCGGTCAGCTCTGGTGGGGCTCGGTGGCCGTGTTCGTCTTCGTTCTGGCCGACATGCTCGATGGCGCGATGGCGCGACAGCGCGGCGGCGGCACCCGGTTCGGTGCTGTCCTCGATGCCACCTGCGATCGGATCAGCGACGGCGCGATCTTCTGCGGGCTGCTCTGGTGGGTGGCATTCAGCATGCACAGCTCGTCGCTGGCGGTGGCCACGATGATCTGCCTGGTGACCTCGCAGGTGATCTCGTACGTCAAAGCCCGCGCGGAGGCCAGCGGTCTGGAGGGCGGCGGCGGCCTGATCGAGCGACCCGAGCGGCTGATCATCGTGCTGGTCGGTGCCGGATTCTCCGACCTGCCGTTCTTCCCGATGCCGGTGGTGTTGCCGATCGCGATGTGGCTGCTGGCGGTGACCAGCCTGGTGACGGTCGGCCAGCGGGTGCACTCGGTGCGTTCCAGCTCGGGCGCCATGGACAAGATCGCGCCGGTCACCCCGCAGCCGGTCGGTGACGACGCCGAAGGCACCGAGCCGTGA
- the pdxT gene encoding pyridoxal 5'-phosphate synthase glutaminase subunit PdxT, whose protein sequence is MTVHVGVLALQGDTREHLAALREAGAEASTVRRASELDAVDALVIPGGESTTMSHLLREFELLEPLRTRLAEGMPAYGSCAGMILLASEILDAGTEGREAVPLGGIDMTVRRNAFGRQVDSFEGDIDFDGLDGPAHAVFIRAPWVERVGPDVQVLARAGGHIVAVRQGRVLATAFHPEMTGDRRVHKLFVDVVAHRA, encoded by the coding sequence GTGACGGTCCACGTCGGGGTGCTGGCCCTGCAAGGGGACACCCGCGAACATCTGGCGGCCCTGCGCGAGGCCGGTGCCGAAGCCTCGACCGTGCGCCGCGCCAGTGAGCTCGACGCCGTCGACGCCTTGGTCATTCCGGGTGGTGAGTCGACAACGATGAGCCACCTGCTGCGTGAATTCGAGCTGCTGGAGCCGCTGCGTACGCGCCTGGCCGAGGGTATGCCGGCCTACGGTTCGTGCGCGGGCATGATCCTGCTGGCCTCCGAGATCCTCGACGCCGGCACCGAGGGGCGCGAGGCGGTTCCTCTCGGCGGTATCGATATGACGGTGCGGCGCAACGCTTTCGGTCGCCAGGTCGATTCTTTCGAGGGCGACATCGACTTCGATGGCCTCGACGGTCCCGCCCACGCGGTGTTCATCCGGGCGCCCTGGGTGGAGCGGGTCGGTCCCGACGTCCAGGTCCTGGCGCGCGCCGGCGGACACATCGTGGCGGTCCGGCAGGGCCGGGTTCTCGCCACCGCTTTTCACCCCGAAATGACTGGTGACAGGCGAGTGCACAAGCTGTTTGTGGACGTGGTCGCCCACCGCGCCTGA